Proteins found in one Campylobacter canadensis genomic segment:
- a CDS encoding DUF6844 domain-containing protein translates to MKKILFIGSLVVASLLYAQDIQNTQISQQDINTQNEMSNASTKDISPKSIEDFFEEFADKFDIEYGVSKNAKTFYTGKSTVIINDTDPQFAQALQNAYQKAMLNLQSEFVKDAFGRIATSKIQSYEADNSTNAREFEELPKGGAIKQILNKLSQLAGAKLDKALNDLGIDTKSLSEDRKKTLLKQEFLSKTITSALGSMSGLVPVQTIVTQRRGEYDVGVIAVISNKTRQLAKDMALSRKSNIKGKGKAISEYLPKDKKGFLNEYGIRLIYDENGAPVILSYGNWGYVADSSNAKKTNILEDSAKETALTMADAAIVEFINTSISLKDERTTGESYEDIIKQSINLNDNSTQVQTQNITNIIDKVNSKIKASASGKIRGIRTLKKWSYTSENGIEHVGAVRFYSYENLANANEALKPKTNTQKNEVKKSSNIQRNSNIINDIDDF, encoded by the coding sequence ATGAAAAAAATATTGTTTATTGGCTCTTTAGTTGTGGCTAGTTTGCTTTATGCGCAAGATATACAAAACACACAAATTTCTCAACAAGATATAAATACTCAAAATGAAATGTCTAATGCAAGCACTAAAGATATTAGCCCAAAATCAATTGAAGATTTTTTTGAAGAATTTGCAGATAAATTTGATATAGAATATGGTGTAAGTAAAAATGCAAAAACCTTTTATACAGGTAAAAGTACTGTAATTATAAATGATACTGACCCACAATTTGCACAAGCTTTACAAAATGCTTATCAAAAGGCTATGCTTAATCTACAAAGCGAATTTGTAAAAGACGCTTTTGGAAGAATTGCTACAAGTAAAATTCAAAGCTACGAAGCAGATAATTCTACTAATGCAAGGGAATTTGAAGAATTACCAAAAGGTGGCGCAATTAAACAAATATTAAATAAATTATCTCAATTAGCTGGTGCTAAACTTGATAAAGCCTTAAATGACTTAGGTATAGATACAAAATCTTTAAGTGAAGATAGAAAAAAGACTTTATTAAAGCAAGAATTTCTTAGCAAAACTATAACAAGCGCACTAGGTTCTATGAGCGGACTTGTCCCTGTACAAACTATAGTTACACAAAGAAGAGGCGAATATGATGTAGGTGTTATTGCTGTTATATCTAATAAAACTCGCCAATTAGCAAAAGATATGGCATTAAGTAGAAAAAGCAACATTAAAGGTAAAGGCAAAGCAATAAGCGAATATTTACCAAAAGATAAAAAAGGCTTTTTAAATGAATATGGAATTCGTTTAATTTATGATGAAAATGGAGCGCCTGTTATTTTAAGTTACGGAAACTGGGGCTACGTAGCAGATTCTAGCAATGCTAAAAAAACAAATATTTTAGAAGATAGCGCTAAAGAAACAGCACTTACTATGGCTGATGCTGCTATTGTTGAATTTATTAATACAAGCATAAGCCTTAAAGATGAAAGAACAACAGGAGAAAGTTACGAAGATATAATCAAACAAAGCATTAATCTTAACGATAATTCTACCCAAGTGCAAACTCAAAACATAACAAATATCATTGATAAAGTAAATAGTAAAATAAAAGCAAGTGCAAGTGGTAAAATCCGTGGTATTCGCACTCTTAAAAAATGGAGTTATACAAGCGAAAATGGTATTGAACATGTAGGTGCTGTGAGATTTTATTCTTATGAAAATTTAGCCAATGCAAACGAAGCCTTAAAGCCTAAAACAAATACACAAAAAAACGAAGTAAAAAAGTCTTCTAACATACAAAGAAATTCAAATATAATAAATGATATTGATGATTTTTAA
- a CDS encoding NAD(P)H-dependent glycerol-3-phosphate dehydrogenase, which produces MIAIIGAGKWGQAIAYAIGKNNKVSLYSAREFSAFNEECTHLIFVVRSDKTSEILEKFFKKNNDKTKVLIATKGLYDDKFMHEIFSPYFSNICVLSGPSFASEVMQDLPTALVISSSNLEVAKEFASFFPDNIKTYTNDDVIGAEICGSYKNVLAIASGICDGLNLGNNARAALISRGLIEMARFGEFFQAKENTFLGLSGAGDLFLTASSTLSRNYRAGFLLANNKSLSDIKDELKEVVEGINTAKFISKLSAKNNIYCPIANEITNILNGKNIKESIQDLLRK; this is translated from the coding sequence ATGATTGCTATCATAGGTGCTGGTAAATGGGGGCAAGCTATTGCCTATGCTATTGGTAAAAATAATAAAGTAAGCTTATATAGTGCTAGAGAATTTAGTGCTTTTAATGAAGAATGCACACATTTAATTTTTGTTGTGCGTTCTGATAAAACTAGCGAAATTTTAGAAAAATTCTTTAAAAAAAACAATGATAAAACAAAGGTTTTAATAGCCACAAAAGGACTTTATGATGATAAATTTATGCATGAAATCTTTAGTCCTTATTTTAGTAATATTTGTGTTTTAAGCGGACCATCTTTTGCTAGTGAGGTAATGCAAGACTTACCAACAGCTTTGGTAATTAGTTCTAGTAATTTAGAAGTAGCAAAAGAATTTGCAAGTTTTTTTCCTGATAATATTAAAACTTATACGAATGATGATGTTATTGGTGCTGAAATTTGTGGTTCGTATAAAAATGTTTTAGCTATAGCTAGTGGAATTTGCGATGGTTTAAATTTAGGTAATAATGCAAGAGCAGCTTTGATTTCAAGAGGTTTGATTGAAATGGCTAGGTTTGGAGAATTTTTTCAAGCTAAAGAAAATACCTTTTTAGGTCTTAGTGGGGCAGGGGATTTATTTTTAACTGCAAGTAGCACACTTTCAAGAAATTATCGTGCTGGTTTTTTACTAGCTAATAATAAAAGTTTAAGCGATATAAAAGATGAACTAAAAGAAGTTGTAGAAGGCATTAATACAGCTAAATTTATTAGCAAATTATCTGCTAAAAACAATATTTATTGTCCTATTGCTAATGAAATTACTAATATTTTAAATGGCAAAAATATAAAAGAAAGCATACAAGATTTACTTAGAAAATGA
- a CDS encoding CsgG/HfaB family protein, which produces MKIIKIIFLGLFLSLSLNAKVISTSSTKSSTGEGTGLTREDAINNAIIEAIGKMNGVSINSIKKSNTSVSTDNSGSNIQDNYNKQISTATKGRADTYEINSIEQDENGKYLANVTIFKTTTTKKYKTPNTDNRRSISVFDSTPDPTKSGIGSALQQKIISALLQSRKFNVLDRETSGYYEMEKALIKSSDAASDEVYKLKNVLATDYILLFTISELEGKQKTSNLTGKSKTEIEVIVDYRVLLFATRQIKFSNTLSMKVNIKDNSLSANEAALKQIANRISGDILNAIYPLKVAAVENNEVVFSQSLNQGDVYECFALGKAIKDAYTKENTGRVESKTASIEITRTSPKLSYAKITEGKVKVGDICRPLINSNSENGYTIGRDINYQTQEGGGVNLGF; this is translated from the coding sequence ATGAAAATAATTAAAATTATTTTTTTAGGCTTATTTTTAAGCCTAAGTCTTAATGCAAAAGTTATAAGTACAAGTTCAACAAAATCAAGCACAGGTGAAGGTACAGGCTTAACTAGGGAAGATGCAATAAACAATGCTATCATAGAAGCCATAGGAAAAATGAATGGTGTAAGCATTAATTCTATTAAAAAATCTAATACTAGCGTTTCAACTGATAATTCAGGCTCAAATATACAAGATAATTACAATAAACAAATTTCAACAGCTACCAAAGGCAGAGCCGATACTTATGAAATAAATAGCATTGAACAAGATGAAAACGGTAAATATCTAGCTAATGTAACGATTTTTAAAACCACAACAACAAAAAAGTATAAAACTCCAAATACAGATAATAGAAGAAGTATTAGCGTTTTTGATTCTACCCCAGATCCTACAAAAAGTGGTATAGGATCAGCTTTACAACAAAAAATCATTTCTGCTTTATTGCAAAGTCGTAAATTTAATGTTTTAGACCGTGAAACTAGCGGCTATTATGAAATGGAAAAAGCCTTAATCAAAAGTAGCGACGCAGCTAGTGATGAAGTTTATAAACTTAAAAATGTACTAGCAACTGATTATATTTTATTATTTACTATTTCAGAGCTTGAAGGCAAACAAAAAACAAGCAATCTAACAGGAAAAAGCAAAACTGAAATTGAAGTTATCGTAGATTATCGTGTACTTTTATTTGCTACAAGACAAATTAAATTTTCTAATACTTTAAGCATGAAAGTTAATATTAAAGATAATAGCCTTAGTGCCAATGAAGCTGCACTTAAACAAATTGCAAACCGCATTTCAGGAGATATTTTAAATGCAATTTATCCTTTAAAGGTTGCAGCTGTTGAAAATAATGAAGTGGTATTTTCTCAAAGCTTAAATCAAGGTGATGTTTATGAATGTTTTGCTCTTGGCAAGGCTATAAAAGATGCTTATACAAAAGAAAATACAGGAAGAGTAGAAAGTAAAACAGCAAGTATCGAAATCACTCGCACAAGCCCTAAACTTTCTTATGCAAAAATCACAGAAGGCAAGGTAAAGGTAGGAGATATTTGTAGACCTTTAATTAATAGTAATAGCGAAAATGGCTACACTATAGGTCGTGATATAAATTATCAAACCCAAGAAGGCGGCGGAGTAAATCTAGGCTTTTAA
- a CDS encoding F0F1 ATP synthase subunit A: protein MHDSLFLFTHFITHNLATGYLLHLVLVCCIITLIAIMATRNLQLVPRGMQNIMEMFLELVMYLLNENIQDKAKVKKYLPLIATLGLIILISNLIGIIPGFEAPTASLNLTLSLALIVCLYYHYEGIRSQGFVKYFAHFCGPVKVIAPFMFIIEIISHISRIISLSFRLFGNIKGDDLFLAVILSLVPYIAPLPPYFLLTFMAFLQTFVFMLLACIYISGAIALEEEH, encoded by the coding sequence ATGCACGATAGTTTATTTTTATTTACGCACTTTATTACACATAATTTAGCTACAGGGTATCTACTGCATTTAGTTTTAGTGTGTTGTATAATTACTTTAATTGCAATTATGGCAACAAGAAATCTGCAATTAGTTCCTCGTGGTATGCAAAATATTATGGAAATGTTTTTAGAGCTTGTAATGTATTTATTAAATGAAAATATTCAAGATAAGGCTAAGGTAAAAAAATATTTACCATTAATTGCAACTCTTGGTTTAATAATTTTAATTAGTAATCTTATTGGTATTATACCTGGTTTTGAAGCACCTACTGCTAGCTTAAATTTAACATTATCTTTAGCTCTTATTGTGTGTTTATATTATCATTATGAAGGTATTCGCTCTCAAGGTTTTGTGAAATATTTTGCACATTTTTGCGGACCTGTTAAAGTAATTGCACCTTTTATGTTTATAATTGAAATTATTTCTCATATTTCTCGTATAATTTCATTATCTTTTCGTCTTTTTGGTAATATTAAAGGTGATGATTTATTCTTAGCAGTTATTTTATCTTTAGTGCCTTATATTGCACCACTTCCACCTTATTTTCTACTAACATTTATGGCATTTTTACAAACCTTTGTATTTATGTTATTAGCTTGTATTTATATTTCAGGTGCTATTGCACTAGAAGAGGAGCATTAA
- a CDS encoding YcfL family protein: MKKILLFTLTLFLISCTNNSNNVNTNTNNNLKQNNTLIKNMKTRINDNNLLEVELTLQSSSTKDIMYKITWLDNDGFVLKDALSDNYQSLRLNAKDEIVIKKIAADIRAKDVKIDIKSNSKTTTRKDKYND; this comes from the coding sequence ATGAAAAAAATATTATTATTTACTTTAACATTATTTTTAATATCTTGCACAAATAATTCAAATAATGTTAATACAAATACAAATAACAATCTAAAACAAAATAACACTTTAATAAAAAATATGAAAACACGCATAAATGATAACAATTTATTGGAAGTTGAATTAACATTACAAAGTTCAAGTACAAAGGATATTATGTATAAAATTACTTGGCTTGACAATGATGGTTTTGTATTAAAAGATGCTCTTAGCGATAATTATCAAAGCTTAAGACTAAATGCAAAAGATGAAATTGTAATTAAAAAAATAGCAGCTGATATAAGAGCAAAAGATGTAAAAATAGATATAAAATCAAATTCAAAAACTACAACAAGAAAGGATAAATATAATGATTAA
- the lpoB gene encoding penicillin-binding protein activator LpoB — protein sequence MIKTKLLGLSILTALMLNSCATPSYTDGKASQVKQGDALTLGLDRQDYENAAETMINSMLSDPAFANIKAGTRKVIAIGRVVNDTPQRIDTEKLTAKITTALRKSGKFILTSAVAAGGALDSMSEDVRELRDNDEFNQKTIAKKGTLVSPDFSLAGKIRQDNVKLSNGKTQVEYFFLLRLTDLTSGLVYWEDEQTIDKTGSSKSVTW from the coding sequence ATGATTAAAACTAAACTTTTAGGACTAAGTATTTTAACGGCTTTAATGTTAAATTCTTGTGCAACTCCAAGCTACACAGATGGCAAAGCAAGTCAGGTAAAACAAGGTGATGCTTTAACCTTAGGTCTTGATAGACAAGATTACGAGAATGCAGCTGAAACTATGATAAATAGTATGTTAAGCGACCCTGCTTTTGCAAATATCAAAGCAGGTACAAGAAAGGTTATTGCTATTGGTAGAGTTGTAAATGATACCCCACAAAGAATCGATACTGAAAAACTAACTGCAAAAATCACTACAGCCTTAAGAAAATCAGGTAAATTTATTCTAACTTCAGCAGTTGCTGCAGGTGGAGCGCTTGATAGTATGAGTGAAGATGTAAGAGAGCTAAGAGATAATGATGAGTTTAATCAAAAAACCATAGCTAAAAAAGGCACATTAGTATCGCCTGATTTTTCTCTTGCGGGTAAAATTAGACAAGATAATGTAAAACTTAGCAATGGCAAAACTCAAGTTGAATACTTTTTCTTACTAAGACTTACTGATTTAACATCAGGTTTAGTTTATTGGGAAGATGAGCAAACTATTGATAAAACAGGTTCTAGCAAATCAGTTACTTGGTAA
- a CDS encoding flagellar biosynthesis anti-sigma factor FlgM codes for MMINTSYVNAQSININNQNNKTQSVKDNNENKSSSLSPKAAQIAEKIANGEYKLDMKNCAKALLDELV; via the coding sequence ATGATGATTAATACATCTTATGTAAATGCACAAAGCATAAACATTAATAATCAAAACAATAAAACTCAAAGTGTAAAAGATAATAACGAAAATAAATCTTCATCTTTAAGTCCAAAAGCTGCTCAAATAGCTGAAAAGATAGCAAATGGTGAATATAAATTAGATATGAAAAACTGTGCAAAAGCACTATTAGATGAGCTTGTATGA
- a CDS encoding flagellar basal body P-ring protein FlgI produces MKKIAAFFIFSLFLNATLLKDVASVVGVRDNELIGYGLVVGLNGTGDGSSSEFTIQSIANMLGSMNVKINPEDIKSKNTAAVMISAKIPAFAKSGDKIDVNVASLGDAKSLKGGTLLLSALKGVDGEIYALAQGALSMDANAKGASNTSANIVNGASIEREVSFDFNSQENLTLSLKNNDFSLASRIQNIINDKFDMQIAFAKDSKSIYLQRPEELSTVDFLAQILALDVGKIDTSKKIIINEKTGTIISGIDVEVEPVLISQGNITIKIEPKMPYELNENEIDLKDGSVIDTATNQLRITNEKITLANIARALNKLGVKPDDLITIIKNLKKAGAIDAQLEII; encoded by the coding sequence ATGAAAAAAATAGCTGCTTTTTTTATTTTTTCACTTTTTTTAAATGCTACTTTATTAAAAGATGTTGCAAGTGTTGTAGGGGTTAGAGATAATGAATTAATTGGCTATGGACTTGTGGTTGGTCTTAACGGTACAGGAGATGGTAGTAGCAGTGAATTTACAATTCAAAGTATAGCAAATATGCTTGGTTCTATGAATGTTAAAATTAATCCTGAAGATATAAAAAGCAAAAATACAGCAGCTGTTATGATAAGTGCAAAAATACCAGCCTTTGCAAAAAGCGGAGATAAAATTGATGTAAATGTAGCTAGTTTAGGAGACGCTAAAAGCTTAAAAGGCGGTACCTTACTTTTAAGCGCATTAAAAGGCGTTGATGGAGAAATTTATGCTTTAGCACAAGGTGCTTTAAGTATGGATGCTAATGCAAAAGGTGCTAGTAATACAAGTGCAAATATAGTAAATGGTGCTAGTATTGAAAGAGAGGTAAGCTTTGATTTTAATTCACAAGAAAATCTTACTTTAAGTTTAAAAAATAATGACTTTTCTTTAGCAAGTAGAATTCAAAATATAATAAACGATAAATTTGATATGCAAATAGCCTTTGCTAAAGATTCAAAAAGTATATATTTACAAAGACCAGAAGAGCTTAGCACGGTTGATTTTTTAGCACAAATTTTAGCTTTAGATGTAGGTAAAATTGACACAAGTAAAAAAATAATAATAAATGAAAAAACAGGAACAATAATAAGCGGTATTGATGTTGAAGTAGAGCCTGTTTTAATTTCTCAAGGAAATATAACTATAAAAATAGAGCCTAAAATGCCTTATGAATTAAATGAAAATGAAATTGATTTAAAAGATGGTAGTGTAATAGATACTGCAACAAATCAATTAAGAATCACAAATGAAAAAATAACTCTTGCAAATATAGCAAGAGCATTAAATAAATTAGGCGTTAAACCAGATGATTTAATAACAATAATAAAAAATCTAAAAAAAGCAGGTGCAATAGATGCACAATTGGAGATAATATGA
- a CDS encoding flagellar protein FlgN encodes MIENKLKLANSYLLKLIELTQEGIDDIKKARKDRLDKQNKEKNELIANFLQAKSELDEALLALANSKPDVSLQELLSDEINDLLKQLRFNLNTLNAKNKEFAKYIISVKEFYDNLLETMLQDNIQMNGYESKFKSEPTIKFKV; translated from the coding sequence ATGATAGAAAATAAACTAAAATTAGCTAATTCATATTTATTAAAATTAATTGAGCTTACTCAAGAAGGTATTGATGATATAAAAAAAGCTAGAAAAGATAGACTAGATAAGCAAAATAAAGAAAAAAATGAATTAATAGCTAATTTTTTACAAGCTAAAAGCGAACTTGATGAGGCCTTGCTTGCTCTTGCAAACTCAAAGCCTGATGTAAGTTTGCAAGAATTATTAAGTGATGAAATAAATGATTTATTAAAACAATTAAGATTTAATTTAAACACTCTTAATGCAAAAAATAAAGAATTTGCAAAATACATAATAAGTGTAAAAGAATTTTACGATAATCTATTAGAAACAATGTTACAAGATAATATACAAATGAATGGATATGAAAGTAAATTCAAATCAGAACCAACTATAAAATTTAAAGTTTAA
- the gatB gene encoding Asp-tRNA(Asn)/Glu-tRNA(Gln) amidotransferase subunit GatB: MEFETVIGLEVHTQLNTNTKIFCSCATSFGDSANANTCPVCLALPGALPVLNKEALQKAIYFGKAIKAKLNQVSIFNRKNYFYPDLPKAYQISQFDVAIVENGSLEIEGEFGKKTIGITRAHLEEDAGKNIHENDYSKVDLNRAGTPLLEIVSEPDIRSSDEAVAYLKKLHSIIRFLNISDANMQEGSFRCDVNISIRPKGEEKFYTRVEIKNLNSFKFIQKAIEYEKDRQIAAFKDGTYEKEVVQETRLFDTNKLITKAMRSKEQAAEYRYFADPDLLPVFASDEMLNVSIPELADEKIQRYMQEYSIKEDDAKVLVSSLEMAQFFEYLIDNKCNPKLATTWLSVELMGLLKGELNITNSPVSKEQLADLIKAIESAEISNKAAKDVLAYLFENKVEVSKAIETLGLKQVSDDGAINEIIVKVLEQNKDKVEEYKAGKDKLFGFFVGQVMKEGKGAFNPAKVNELLKAKL; the protein is encoded by the coding sequence ATGGAATTTGAAACAGTCATAGGACTTGAGGTACATACTCAATTAAACACAAACACTAAGATTTTTTGCTCTTGTGCAACTAGCTTTGGAGATAGTGCTAATGCTAATACTTGCCCTGTATGTTTAGCTTTACCTGGTGCTTTACCTGTTTTAAATAAAGAAGCTTTACAAAAGGCTATTTATTTTGGAAAGGCAATTAAGGCTAAGTTAAATCAGGTTAGTATTTTTAATCGTAAAAATTATTTTTATCCTGATTTACCAAAGGCTTATCAAATTTCTCAATTTGATGTTGCAATTGTTGAAAATGGCAGCCTTGAAATTGAAGGGGAATTTGGTAAAAAAACAATAGGAATAACAAGGGCGCATTTAGAAGAAGATGCAGGGAAAAATATTCACGAAAATGATTATTCAAAAGTAGATTTAAATCGTGCAGGAACTCCACTTTTAGAAATTGTTAGTGAGCCTGATATTAGAAGTAGCGATGAAGCTGTTGCTTACCTTAAGAAGTTACACTCTATTATTCGCTTTTTAAATATATCTGATGCAAATATGCAAGAAGGTTCTTTTCGCTGTGATGTAAATATTTCTATTCGCCCAAAAGGAGAAGAAAAATTTTACACTAGAGTTGAAATTAAAAACTTAAATTCATTTAAATTTATCCAAAAAGCAATTGAATATGAAAAAGATAGACAAATAGCAGCTTTTAAAGATGGTACTTATGAAAAAGAAGTAGTGCAAGAAACAAGATTATTTGATACAAATAAATTAATTACAAAAGCTATGAGAAGTAAAGAACAAGCAGCTGAATATCGTTATTTTGCTGACCCTGATTTATTACCTGTTTTCGCAAGTGATGAGATGCTTAATGTTAGTATTCCTGAATTAGCCGATGAGAAAATACAAAGGTATATGCAAGAATATTCAATAAAAGAAGATGATGCAAAGGTTTTAGTTAGCTCTTTAGAAATGGCTCAATTTTTTGAATATTTGATTGATAATAAATGTAATCCAAAACTTGCTACAACTTGGTTAAGTGTAGAGCTGATGGGACTTTTAAAAGGAGAATTAAATATCACGAATTCTCCAGTAAGCAAAGAACAACTAGCTGATTTGATTAAGGCAATTGAAAGTGCTGAAATATCAAATAAAGCAGCAAAAGATGTTTTAGCTTATTTATTTGAAAATAAAGTAGAAGTTTCTAAGGCTATTGAGACTTTAGGTTTAAAACAAGTTAGCGATGATGGTGCTATTAATGAAATTATTGTTAAAGTACTTGAGCAAAACAAAGATAAGGTAGAAGAATATAAAGCTGGTAAGGATAAGCTATTTGGCTTTTTTGTAGGTCAGGTTATGAAAGAAGGTAAAGGAGCTTTTAATCCTGCAAAGGTTAATGAGCTTTTAAAGGCAAAACTTTAA
- a CDS encoding glycoside hydrolase family 3 N-terminal domain-containing protein: MKKIFLLLVTIYSLFSYDLESISNARLAGQMIFIGVKGKAVNEYSVKKLGQEASLGRLGGVVFNKDNFTDFLQAKKLVDRFKHIALVNPLFLSYEENNEEKQDFAILKMPNFNPLININQSRLAYTKQALFLNNLGLNLYLSVDLNLNLNKDFYKQIIYSQEFANSLKQNNIFVSVANFPSNFAAKDFVVESYNINSLKPFYDFIQLDLIDFVELSHLKFLNFDNTQALFSKKIISILRNDLSFNKVIISDDILGGSLDEVDFKDRIIKAINAGVDVLYFSMPQIKYGDTATYVVSVITKAVDDGLISRKRLEESYLRIINLKDKIK, translated from the coding sequence ATGAAAAAAATATTTTTATTATTAGTTACAATTTATTCTTTATTTTCTTATGATTTAGAAAGTATTAGCAATGCAAGATTAGCAGGGCAAATGATTTTTATTGGAGTAAAAGGCAAAGCGGTAAATGAGTATAGCGTTAAAAAACTAGGTCAAGAAGCTTCGCTTGGAAGACTTGGCGGAGTGGTTTTTAATAAAGATAATTTTACAGATTTTTTGCAAGCAAAAAAATTAGTAGATAGATTTAAACATATCGCCTTAGTTAATCCTTTATTTTTATCCTATGAAGAAAATAATGAAGAAAAACAAGATTTTGCAATTTTAAAAATGCCTAATTTTAATCCATTGATAAATATAAACCAATCAAGATTAGCTTACACAAAACAAGCTTTATTTTTAAATAATCTAGGTCTTAATTTGTATCTTAGCGTTGATTTAAATCTAAACTTAAACAAAGATTTTTATAAGCAAATTATTTATTCTCAAGAATTTGCAAATTCTTTAAAGCAAAATAATATTTTTGTTAGTGTAGCTAATTTTCCAAGTAATTTTGCTGCAAAAGACTTTGTTGTAGAAAGTTACAATATAAATTCTTTAAAACCTTTTTATGATTTTATTCAACTTGATTTGATTGATTTTGTAGAGTTATCTCATTTAAAATTTTTAAACTTTGATAATACTCAAGCGCTTTTTTCTAAAAAAATAATTTCTATTTTAAGAAATGATTTATCTTTTAATAAGGTAATCATAAGTGATGATATTTTAGGTGGTAGCTTAGATGAGGTAGATTTTAAAGATAGGATTATAAAGGCTATTAATGCTGGAGTTGATGTTTTATATTTTTCTATGCCGCAAATTAAATATGGAGATACTGCTACTTATGTTGTTTCAGTAATTACAAAGGCAGTTGATGATGGGCTTATTAGTAGAAAAAGACTTGAGGAGTCTTATCTTAGAATAATTAATTTAAAAGACAAAATAAAATGA
- a CDS encoding TIGR02757 family protein, whose translation MKELLDKLANEKNSFYALNEHPDPLQVAKKYQNDKNFYIIALLCALFAYGNARAIVKFLNSFDFSLLDKNDLANVDYVYRFQNKEDIKQILLTMQNFKNKHCLKEFCENSYKKNYKKENVLLYVIFDLIKEIYSLNDYNSNGYSFYFSKINNSSAYKRYCMFFRWMVRKDELDFGCFNQISTKDLLIPLDTHTHKMGLKLQLIKSKQANQKAMLEFSKKLKEFDKNDPIKYDFALYRISQLKDYHLL comes from the coding sequence ATGAAAGAGCTATTAGACAAATTAGCCAATGAAAAAAATAGTTTTTATGCGTTAAACGAGCATCCTGACCCTTTGCAAGTAGCAAAAAAATATCAAAATGATAAGAATTTTTATATTATAGCTTTGCTTTGCGCCTTGTTTGCTTATGGTAATGCTAGGGCTATTGTTAAATTTTTAAATTCTTTTGATTTTTCTTTGCTAGATAAGAACGATTTAGCAAATGTAGATTATGTATATAGATTTCAAAACAAAGAAGATATAAAACAGATATTATTAACTATGCAGAATTTTAAAAACAAGCATTGTTTAAAAGAATTTTGTGAAAATTCTTATAAAAAAAATTATAAAAAAGAAAATGTTTTACTTTATGTTATTTTTGATTTAATTAAAGAAATATATTCTTTAAATGATTATAACTCTAATGGATATTCTTTTTATTTTTCAAAGATTAATAATAGTAGTGCTTATAAAAGATATTGTATGTTTTTTCGCTGGATGGTTAGAAAAGACGAGCTTGATTTTGGCTGTTTTAATCAAATTAGTACTAAGGATTTATTAATTCCACTTGATACTCATACTCATAAAATGGGCTTAAAGCTACAGCTTATTAAAAGCAAACAAGCAAATCAAAAAGCAATGCTAGAATTTAGTAAAAAACTAAAAGAATTTGATAAAAACGACCCTATAAAATATGATTTTGCACTTTATAGAATTTCTCAATTAAAAGATTATCATTTATTGTAA
- a CDS encoding rod-binding protein: MSAKNEFDNFLNKEIQAKSNEDKLLKEQTDEYEALMIKSVLDLSLKTSNSLFGKDAGDDIYNSMYNDAISKSLSGGLGISNMLYNFLKERV, encoded by the coding sequence ATGAGTGCAAAAAACGAATTTGATAACTTTTTAAATAAAGAAATCCAAGCTAAAAGTAATGAAGATAAATTATTAAAAGAACAAACTGATGAATATGAAGCTTTAATGATTAAAAGCGTACTTGATTTAAGTTTAAAAACATCAAATTCTCTTTTTGGAAAAGATGCAGGAGATGATATTTATAATTCTATGTATAATGACGCAATTAGTAAGTCTTTAAGCGGTGGTTTAGGAATTTCTAATATGCTTTATAATTTTTTAAAAGAAAGGGTTTAA